A genomic window from Elaeis guineensis isolate ETL-2024a chromosome 3, EG11, whole genome shotgun sequence includes:
- the LOC105040372 gene encoding uncharacterized protein isoform X3 — translation MNLCPLHVDISLLQNIRMKGDSVFIQECNALLFCLLKFDGLGFLGIQILSGICPLFSTLLYGEGHDIFEMCKAGEDVISMHTELMWFARFVHCSPWNQNPGHLSYATRLMEKIILYKQVLLGQACRIDLAVCQVWVAYRESKLIHTVLWIVLLVCFGSIATCAYIVKKLFVISPADVKDPVSRVLLRNDDECKLKFSSVMFGRILFSVLGVLVLATVVSTIIIDGFPFQKELLTPCGLLTRNQHG, via the exons ATGAATCTTTGCCCCTTGCATGTTGATATCAGCCTTTTGCAAAACATAAGAATGAAAGGTGATAGTGTTTTTATCCAAGAGTGCAATGCGCTGCTTTTCTGTCTTCTGAAATTTGACGGGCTTGGATTTTTAGGAATTCAAATTCTTAGTGGAATTTGCCCGCTCTTTTCAACCTTATTGTATGGGGAAGGACATGATATTTTTGAGATGTGTAAGGCTGGTGAGGATGTCATATCTAT GCACACAGAATTGATGTGGTTTGCAAGATTTGTCCATTGTTCACCATGGAATCAGAATCCAGGCCACCTTTCTTATGCAACGCGtcttatggagaaaattatcctcTATAAGCAAGTTTTGTTAGGCCAAGCATGCAGAATTGATCTTGCGGTTTGCCAG GTTTGGGTTGCCTATAGAGAATCAAAATTGATCCATACGGTATTATGGATAGTTCTGTTAGTATGTTTTGGCAG CATAGCGACATGTGCATATATTGTCAAGAAACTATTCGTTATTTCCCCTGCAGATGTAAAAGATCCTGTGAGTCGTGTCTTGTTGAG GAATGATGATGAATGTAAGTTAAAGTTCTCTTCTGTCATGTTTGGAAGAATTCTTTTCAGTGTCTTGGGTGTGCTTGTATTGGCAACTGTTGTCTCTACTATCATTATTGATGGCTTTCCATTTCAGAAGGAGTTGTTGACACC